In the Pseudonocardia sediminis genome, ATGTTGACGCCCAGCTGGGCGTTGCTGCCGGTCAGCGCACCGGCGTAGGTCAGCGTCGTGGTGGGGGCACAGGTGGCCTGGCCGTTACCGGCCGGGTTGGCCGCGTTGGCCGGGACCGGCAGCGTCGTGACCGCCGGGATGTCGGGCCGGTTACCCCCGCCGCCGCCCTGGGGCGCGGACTCCTGGTTGGCCGCACACCCGGCGAGGGCGAGGGTCAGCGCGACCCCTCCCGCCAGTACGGCCGCACGCCTGCTTCTGAGCAACGAGACCTCCATAGAGCGTGACCGGTCCCCCCGAGGAGCCTGGTCAACCCGGTCCGCGCCCGGAACGGGCCACGGAGTTCTGGCGGAAACTAGCCCGGCCCGACGGCCGACGACAGTTCCCCGAATGTTCTTGTTTCCGGATCGTGACGCAGTGACGGATGTGTGTCAGACGGGTCGCTGACGGTGCTATCTCGCTGTCCCGCAGCGGTTCGTTACAGATCGGGGAACGATTCCTCGGTGGACGGAAAAATCGCGTCAGCCGACCTGCGGTCGATTGTCCCGGTGCAGGCAGGTCAGCTTCGCGGTACAGACCCGGCGGCCCTCGTCGTCGACGATCACGATCTCGCTCGTGCTGGTGGATCTCCCGACGTGGATCGGCCGGGCGGTGCCGGTGACCCACCCCTGCGTCGCCGAACGGTGGTGGGTACAGGCGAGCTCCAGCCCGACCGGGAACCGCTCGGGCATCGCGTGCAGCGCGGAGAGGGTGGAGCCCAGGGTCTCGGCCAGCACGGCACTGGCCCCGCCGTGCAGCAGGCCGTAGGGCTGGCGGTTGCCGGCGACCGGCATCCGTCCGACCACCTCGTCGAGGGTGAGCGTCACGAGCTCGACCCCCATCCGGGCGGCGAGCTGCTCGGAGCTCGTGTCGGGGGCCATCTCGGGCAGCTGCGAGGGATCGATCGGCACCGGCGAACCCTAGCCGCGTTCACGCCCGCCCGTGCCGGATCACGTCCAGTCCACGCCGGTGGGCCGGGCCAGGGCCTCGACCGCGCGGCGGGTGGCGGCCGGCAGCCTGTCGAGCAGCCGCACCCGGATGAGGTCGCCGTCGCGGTCCCAGACGCCGGCGACCCGACCGTCGACGACGAGCACCGGGGAGATCCAGCCGGCCGTGCGGGAGACGTCCTTCTCGTGCCCGTCCGGGACCGCGCGCCGCCGGTGGCTCAGCGGGGCGATCACCCACGGGTCGAAGCCGGGCAGCAGGAACGGCCCGTCTCCGGGGTGGGTGCCACCGTCCGGGACGGCGGCCAGCTCCTCGGCGTCGGAGCGGGCGACGAGGTAGCCGGACTCGCCGTCGATCTCCACCTCGGTCAGGTCGTCGGCGCAGGAGCGGGCCCATCGGCGGGCCGGGGCGGGCTGCTCGCCCCACCAGCGGGCGACGTCGGCGGTGGTCGCGGGGCCGTTGACGGACAGGAACCGCAGCAGGACCTCCCGGTTCGCCGTCCCGGCGTCGAGCCCGGTGACCGTGCGCCCGAGCCAGGCCGCGGGGGAGACGAACGTGCTCGTCTGGCCGTCGGCGGGCCCGGAGCAGAGCAGCCCCCGTGCGGCGGCGGGTTTGAGGAGCGCACCCCAGCCGGTGGCCAGCGGCCCGGCGAGGTCGGTGCGGCCGAGCCGGGCCTGGACCGCCGCGGCGAGCTCGGTGCGCGACATCGGCGTCGCCCCGAGGACCTCGCCGACGGCGTCGGTGATCGCGTGCAGGTCCTGCCCGGTGACACCGTGCTCGCGCTCCCAGGACGGCGGGAACCGGCGCCGGGACTCGCGGTCGGTCAGGGCGCCGGTCCAGAGCTCCAGCTCGTCGGCGGGCAGCAGGTGCAGGGTGCCGCGCATCGCCCAGGTCCGGACGAGGGTGCGGTCGGTCCACGTCGCGGTGTCCGGGTCCGCGGCCCCGCGCACCTGCGCGATCCCGGCGCCGCAGGAGGTGACCTGGGCGTGGATGCCGCACAGCCGTCGTGCCACCGCGACCGGGTCAGGCTCACGGGCGGTCAGCAGCTGGCGTCCGGCCCGCCACCGCGTCACCTGACGCCACGTCACCCGCACGCGGACCATCCCACCACCGCGGTCGCCGCCGGTCGCGGCCGCTCGCTCGACCGGGCGAATCCTTCGCATTGCTCACGGAACCGGACGGGTATAGCGTTGCGACACGAAACCGTCATTTCGGGACGTCGAAGGGGTCGTCGTGGGTGGGATCGAACGCCGCGCGGTGCTGCGCGGGATGGCCGGGATCGGGCTCGGGGGAGTCGCGGCGATGGCGACGGCGGGGTGCTCCACGCCGGCGTCCGGATCTGCGGGGGCGGGGGCGTCCGCGGCCCCGGCGACGCTCCCGGCGGCGGCTCCCGCGGCCGCGCCGGCGGCCCCGCCGTCCGCGGAGCAGGCCCTCGCCCTGCTGCAGGAGGGCAACCGCCGGTGGCGCGAGGTCCACCCCGACCACCCGCACGAGGGTGTCGAGGTCCGCACCCGGCTGGTGTCGGCGCAGCACCCGATCGCCACGGTGCTGTCCTGTGTGGACTCCCGGGTGCCGCCGGAGCTCGTGTTCGACCAGGGTCTCGGCGACCTGCTCACGGTCCGCACCGCGGGCCAGGTGCTCGACGACGCGGTGCTGGGCAGCGTGGCGTTCGGGCTGCTGGAGCTGAAGATCCCGCTCGTGGTGGTCCTCGGCCACGAGTCCTGCGGCGCGGTGTCCGCGGCGCTCGACGCGACGGCGAAGGGGGAGGCGGCGCCGGGGCACCTGTCGACGCTGGTCGAGGCGATCGCGCCGTCGATCCCGGCGCAGGGCGACCGGACGGCACGGATCGCGGGCGGGGTGGACGCGAACGTGCGCCGCGTCGTCGCCGGCCTGAAGGCCGACGCCGACCTGGCCGGGGCGGTCGCGCGCGGGGAGCTCACCGTCGTCGGGGCGCGCTACGACCTGCACACCGCCGAGGTCGTGCTGCTCTGAGCCGGGGGCGGTCTCAGGCGGGCCGGCGGGTCACGAAGATCGCGGTGCCGGGGAACAGCGCGCCGCGCAACGGCGACCACTGGCCCCAGACGCGCTCCCGGCCCTCCGGCCACTCCGGCTCGACCAGGTCCTCGAGCACCAGCCCGGCCGCGACGACGTCGCGGATCCGGTCGCCGAGCGTGCGGTGGTGCTCGACGTAGGTCGCGGCGCCGTCGGCGTCGACCTCCAGGTACGGGGTGCGGTCGAAGTAGGACTGGGTGACGGTCAGGCCGTCCGGGCCCGGGTCGTCCGGGAAGGCCCAGCGGATCGGGTGGTTCACCGCGAACACCCAGCGGCCGCCGGGGCGCAGGACCCGGGCCACCTCGCGCATGACCCGCCCGGGGTCGGCCACGAACGGCACCGCGCCGAACGCCGAGCAGGCGATGTCGAACACGGCGTCGCCGAACGGCAGGCGCTCGGCGCCGGCCTGTACGAGCGGCACCCGGATGCCGGTGCGCCCACCGAGCTCCGCGGCGTGGGCCAGCATCCCCGCGGAGAGGTCGAGGGCGACCGGCCGGGCACCCTGCGCGGCCAGCCACCGGCTGCACGGCGCGGACCCGGCCCCGACCTCGAGCACGCGGGCGCCGGTGACGTCGCCGAGCAGTCCGGCGTCGCCCTCGTGCAGGCCCTCCGGGCACCACACGAACTCGGCGTCGCCGATGTCGGCGCCGTGTTCGGCCAGGTAGTCCCGGGCGTCGGCGTCCCACCAGCGGCGGCTGGCGTGCTCGGACTCCGCGGACCCGACGGACCGGCGCGCCAGCCCGGTCGTCCCGACGATCTTCTCCGCACTCATATGGGTCTGAATCGTCGCAGCTCGCAACGGGGGGACCCGCATTGCCCCGCGCATCCGGCCCCGCGTAGCATGAAATCCGCATCGTGGTCAACGCGGCCGGATGTCCGCGGACCGTCTCTTCGGGCCCCGCAGACGGACGTCCACCGACCCGTTTCACCGATCACGGGAATCGACGCCAGAGGGTGACTGTTACAACGTCACAGCTACACACAACTGCCGAGCGCAGTGACCCATCCGGTCGAGCCGACCGGTCCGCCTATGTCCAGAAAACCACCGGAGCACCCCACTACATGTCCACCGACACCACCGCCGCCCCGACCACGCCTCAGGTCGCCGTCAACGACATCGGGTCGGAGGAGGACTTCCTCGCCGCCATCGACCTGACGATCAAGTACTTCAACGATGGCGACATCGTCGAAGGCACGATCGTCAAGGTCGACCGGGACGAGGTCCTGCTCGACATCGGCTACAAGACCGAAGGCGTCATCCCCTCGCGGGAGCTGTCGATCAAGCACGACGTCGACCCCGCCGAGGTCGTCGAGGTCGGCGAGTTCGTCGAGGCCCTCGTTCTCCAGAAGGAGGACAAGGAAGGCCGTCTGATCCTGTCCAAGAAGCGCGCGCAGTACGAGCGCGCCTGGGGCACGATCGAGGCGCTCAAGGAGTCCGACGAGCCGGTCGAGGGCACCGTCATCGAGGTCGTCAAGGGTGGTCTCATCCTGGACATCGGCCTCCGCGGCTTCCTCCCGGCCTCGCTGGTCGAGATGCGCCGCGTGCGCGACCTGCAGCCCTACGTCGGTCGCAAGATCGAGGCCAAGATCATCGAGCTGGACAAGAACCGCAACAACGTGGTCCTGTCCCGCCGGGCCTGGCTCGAGCAGACCCAGTCCGAGGTGCGCAGCGAGTTCCTCAACCAGCTGCAGCGCGGACAGGTCCGCAAGGGCGTCGTCTCCTCGGTGGTCAACTTCGGTGCGTTCGTCGACCTGGGCGGTGTCGACGGCCTGGTGCACGTCTCCGAGCTGTCCTGGAAGCACATCGACCACCCCTCCGAGGTCGTCGAGGTCGGCCAGGAGGTCACCGTCGAGGTGCTCGACGTGGACCTGGACCGCGAGCGCGTCTCCCTGTCGCTGAAGGCGACGCAGGAGGACCCGTGGCGCCTCTACGCCCGGACCCACGCGATCGGCCAGATCGTGCCGGGCAAGGTCACCAAGCTCGTCCCGTTCGGTGCGTTCGTGCGCGTCGAGGAGGGCATCGAGGGCCTAGTGCACATCTCCGAGCTGGCCGAGCGCCACGTCGAGGTGCCGGAGCAGGTCGTGCAGGTGGGCGACGACGCGATGGTCAAGGTCATCGACATCGACCTGGACCGCCGCCGGATCTCGCTGTCCCTCAAGCAGGCCAACGAGGGCATGACGACCGAGACCGAGTTCGACCCGACCCGGTACGGCATGGCCGCCGAGTACGACGACCAGGGGAACTACATCTACCCCGAGGGCTTCGACGTCGACTCCGGCGACTGGAAGGAAGGCTACGAGGAGGCTCGGGCCGCCTGGGAGAAGCAGTACGCCGAGGCCCACGAGCGCTACGAGCAGCACATGGCGCAGATCCGCAAGGCCGCCGAGGCCGAGGCGGAGGCCGGCGACGAGGTCGCCACGGCGAACTACTCCTCCGGGGGCGACAGCCCGGCCGGTGGCAGCACCGGTGGCGGCGACGCCCCGGCGCAGGCCGAGAGCGGTGGCTCGCTGGCCAGCGACGAGCAGCTGGCCGCGCTGCGGGAGAAGCTCTCCGGCGGTGCGTGACCGCGCCCGGCCCTGAGCCGGACGCACGGAATCGGGGAGGCCCCGGCGACCACGGTCGCCGGGGCCTCTCCCGTTCCCGCAGGACTTCCCGAGCACCCCGTGCCAACGGTCGTCGGCGTGTCCGGGCCGCCGCGCCGCCCGCACATCACAGTTGGGACGCGGTCTGTGACGATCCGGTGCCGCCACGTGATTCGATCTTCGGCTGCGTCCATCATTGACACATGGGCGGTCGCCACACCCGCCGGAGGTTCTCCCGGTCATCCTTGAGTCTGTCGTTCGCGGTCGTCACGGCCACCGCACTGACGGGCTGTTCCGTCGCGTCCGGGGATCCCAACATCCCGGTCCCCACCTTCCCGGTCGCATCCGCGGGGCAGGCCGCCCCCGGTTCCGAGCCGATCAAGATCGCCATACCCGACGACTGCACGAAGCTGATGTCCACCGACATCGCCGGTGCCCTGTTCGGCCAGCCCCTGGGCTCGGTCGCCGCGCAGACCGTGCGCGGGGTGCCGGAGCCCTCCGTCGGGCGGACCGAGCGCGTCGCGTGCACCTACCGGGCCAACGGCCAGGAGGCGACGACGAACGCCGCCAAGGGCCCGGTCCTCTACCAGCTCAACATCGGCCGCTACGGCGACGCCGCGGGCGCCAAGCGCCAGTGGCAGCTCAACGGCAACGCCGAGCGTGCCGACGCGGTCTCGTCGAAGGACCTGACGATCGCCGACGCGCCCGCGGTGCTGATCGAGCGTGCCGACGAGTCGACGCTGGCCGTGGTCTACGGGGTGGACACGCTCACGTTCGTCCTGCCGGTCTCGGCGCCGGGGCAGAACCGGTCCGCGGCCGAGACGCTGCCGGACCTGGCCAAGCGGATCCTCCCGGCGCTCGCACCGACCCAGCCCGCCGGCAGCCGCCCGGCGCCCGCTCCCGCGACGCCGACCCCCGCCGCGGAGGCCGGGCGTCCGTCCGCGGCCGCGGCACCCGGGCCGGCCTGAGCCACCCGTCCGGGGTGGAGGCACGGCCCCGGGCGGACGCGACCGGGTGGGTACGGTGATCCGGTGCTGCGCGTAGGGCTGACCGGTGGGATCGGGGCGGGCAAGTCGACGGTGGCCCGTCGCCTCGTCGAGCGGGGAGCGGTGCTCGTCGACTCGGACGTGATCGCCCGGGAGGTCGTCGCCGCCGGGTCGGACGGCCTGGCGGCGATCGCCGAGGCGTTCGGGCCGGAGGTGGTCGGCGCCGACGGCGAGATGGACCGGCCGGCCGTCGCGTCGATCGTGTTCGGCGACCCCGCGGCCCGGGCCCGCCTGGACGCGATCGTGCACCCGCGGGTCCGGGAACGCTCCGACGAGCTGATCGCGGCCGCGGACCGCGACGCGATCGTCGTGCAGGACGTCCCGCTGCTCGTGGAGGGCGGGATGGCCGCGGCGTTCCCGCTGGTCGTCGTCGTCGGCCTGGACGCCGAGGAGCGGGTGCGCCGCCTGGTCGGCGCCCGCGGCATGGCCGAGGCCGACGCCCGGGCCCGGATCGGCGCACAGGCCGACGACGCCCAGCGCCGCGCCGCCGCCGACGTCTGGCTCGACAACTCCGGTTCCGGGGCCGACACCCGCCGGCAGGTCGACGCGCTGTGGGACGAGCGGTTGGTGCCGTTCGAGGAGAACCTGCGGGCCGGGCGGCCCGTCCGCAGCGGCCCCGCCGAGCTGGTGGACCCGGACCCGACATGGCCGGACCAGGCACGCCGGCTCGCCGAGCGCGT is a window encoding:
- a CDS encoding DNA glycosylase AlkZ-like family protein, which encodes MVRVRVTWRQVTRWRAGRQLLTAREPDPVAVARRLCGIHAQVTSCGAGIAQVRGAADPDTATWTDRTLVRTWAMRGTLHLLPADELELWTGALTDRESRRRFPPSWEREHGVTGQDLHAITDAVGEVLGATPMSRTELAAAVQARLGRTDLAGPLATGWGALLKPAAARGLLCSGPADGQTSTFVSPAAWLGRTVTGLDAGTANREVLLRFLSVNGPATTADVARWWGEQPAPARRWARSCADDLTEVEIDGESGYLVARSDAEELAAVPDGGTHPGDGPFLLPGFDPWVIAPLSHRRRAVPDGHEKDVSRTAGWISPVLVVDGRVAGVWDRDGDLIRVRLLDRLPAATRRAVEALARPTGVDWT
- a CDS encoding hotdog fold thioesterase, with amino-acid sequence MAPDTSSEQLAARMGVELVTLTLDEVVGRMPVAGNRQPYGLLHGGASAVLAETLGSTLSALHAMPERFPVGLELACTHHRSATQGWVTGTARPIHVGRSTSTSEIVIVDDEGRRVCTAKLTCLHRDNRPQVG
- the coaE gene encoding dephospho-CoA kinase, producing MLRVGLTGGIGAGKSTVARRLVERGAVLVDSDVIAREVVAAGSDGLAAIAEAFGPEVVGADGEMDRPAVASIVFGDPAARARLDAIVHPRVRERSDELIAAADRDAIVVQDVPLLVEGGMAAAFPLVVVVGLDAEERVRRLVGARGMAEADARARIGAQADDAQRRAAADVWLDNSGSGADTRRQVDALWDERLVPFEENLRAGRPVRSGPAELVDPDPTWPDQARRLAERVAAAAGERGRGVSHIGSTAVPGLVAKDVIDLQLAVDSLDDADALAGALAAAGFPARPEITADNPKDAEPDPARWGKRYHASADPGRPVHLHLRVHGSPGWTYALRMRDWLRADPGARAEYEALKREAAALFGADPDAARYAAHKEPWFDAADTRARTWASSGAWSAT
- the rpsA gene encoding 30S ribosomal protein S1 codes for the protein MSTDTTAAPTTPQVAVNDIGSEEDFLAAIDLTIKYFNDGDIVEGTIVKVDRDEVLLDIGYKTEGVIPSRELSIKHDVDPAEVVEVGEFVEALVLQKEDKEGRLILSKKRAQYERAWGTIEALKESDEPVEGTVIEVVKGGLILDIGLRGFLPASLVEMRRVRDLQPYVGRKIEAKIIELDKNRNNVVLSRRAWLEQTQSEVRSEFLNQLQRGQVRKGVVSSVVNFGAFVDLGGVDGLVHVSELSWKHIDHPSEVVEVGQEVTVEVLDVDLDRERVSLSLKATQEDPWRLYARTHAIGQIVPGKVTKLVPFGAFVRVEEGIEGLVHISELAERHVEVPEQVVQVGDDAMVKVIDIDLDRRRISLSLKQANEGMTTETEFDPTRYGMAAEYDDQGNYIYPEGFDVDSGDWKEGYEEARAAWEKQYAEAHERYEQHMAQIRKAAEAEAEAGDEVATANYSSGGDSPAGGSTGGGDAPAQAESGGSLASDEQLAALREKLSGGA
- a CDS encoding class I SAM-dependent methyltransferase; translation: MSAEKIVGTTGLARRSVGSAESEHASRRWWDADARDYLAEHGADIGDAEFVWCPEGLHEGDAGLLGDVTGARVLEVGAGSAPCSRWLAAQGARPVALDLSAGMLAHAAELGGRTGIRVPLVQAGAERLPFGDAVFDIACSAFGAVPFVADPGRVMREVARVLRPGGRWVFAVNHPIRWAFPDDPGPDGLTVTQSYFDRTPYLEVDADGAATYVEHHRTLGDRIRDVVAAGLVLEDLVEPEWPEGRERVWGQWSPLRGALFPGTAIFVTRRPA
- a CDS encoding carbonic anhydrase, giving the protein MGGIERRAVLRGMAGIGLGGVAAMATAGCSTPASGSAGAGASAAPATLPAAAPAAAPAAPPSAEQALALLQEGNRRWREVHPDHPHEGVEVRTRLVSAQHPIATVLSCVDSRVPPELVFDQGLGDLLTVRTAGQVLDDAVLGSVAFGLLELKIPLVVVLGHESCGAVSAALDATAKGEAAPGHLSTLVEAIAPSIPAQGDRTARIAGGVDANVRRVVAGLKADADLAGAVARGELTVVGARYDLHTAEVVLL